The following DNA comes from Ammospiza caudacuta isolate bAmmCau1 chromosome 7, bAmmCau1.pri, whole genome shotgun sequence.
aaccaagcagagcttcaaaagcacatttctcttgatgagcagctcttctaccagcccagcagggctgggacactgcctgcagccaccctgggcacagcacagaggcacagagagcttcaatcagtcagggctgggaaggtgctgagaagtgcctggggcacaatcactgccagcccttggcacaggagcctctggctgcaggacaatgcagctgcagctcctggagccatctcctcaagctggaacatcccaatgcctacagaccccgtgagtacattctctgattgtctcttgtgcagagcagccaggggtgcccacgGCTGTcgtgcagagcagggtcctgcagcccagggtgctgtgctggggcagggactctgctgcctgccagggacagctctcagccagccctggcagctgcttccagcactgggggacaagatctgggtgggaggagatAGCTGGTAAGGCTTGGAAGTGTTCTCCTTTTGTGGGGAGGATGCTGCATGGTTCAGGACTGCTCCCAGCATGACATTTAACTGCATAACATTTCCAAGTAGATTATGCAGGGAGCGGAGCGAGGCAGGGACTgcataaaagggaaaatcctgcttttttaaAGTACTGCTCTGGGTTGTCTTGATGGGAAATTGCACACAGAATTTCATCTGGCAGTCCAGGACgagaataaaaaaattttctCAGATGTTGCTAAaccaggcagtgacagaaatcaGCACAGGGCCTCTTAGAAGCTGCTTTTTGTCTTGTTTATCCAGCCTCCTCAGGGTTGCTTTGACGTtgccatcagagcctgcaggtccagagctgtccctgggcatgccagagctgggaggggtctgcagggcagagctgagcccccaggactgggctgagctctggcagcactggcagggcccagccctgggcacagggaagcagctgctggcagggacagctccagccagcagagccctgggtaGGGAGTGTGTGGAATGTGCCcccaagctgtgctgggatatttaAGGTCCTCTCCAAACCCAATTATTCCATGATTACTTTTTTTACAGATTCAAATGCCAAGGCACAGCAactgtccaacagcagctccatcagccacttcttcctgctggcattggcagacacacggcagctgcagctcctgcacttctgcctcttgctgggcatctccctggctgccctcctgggcaacggcctcatcatcagcgccgtagcctgcagcgaccacctgcacacgcccatgttcttcttcctgctcaacctggccctcagtgacctgggctccatctgcaccactgtccccaaagccatgcacaattccctctgggacaccagggacatctcctacacaggatgtgctgctcagctctttttctttatgttcttcatctcagcagagctttccctcctgactatcatgtgctacgaccgctacgtgtccatctgcaaacccctgcactacgggaccctcctgggcagcagagcttgtgcccacatggcagcagctgcctgggccactgcctttctcaatgctctgctgcacacagccaatgcattttccctgcccctgtgccatggcaatgccctgggccaattcttctgtgaaatcccacagatcctcaagctctcctgctcacaaTCATACCTCAGGGAACTTGGGCTCATTGCTGTTAGTTCCTGTTTAGCATTTGGTTGTTTcatgttcattgttttctcctatgtgcagatcttcagggctgtgctgaggatcccctctgagcagggaaagcacaaagccttttccacctgcctccctcacctggctgtggtgtCCTTGTTTATCAGCACTGGCACATTTGCTcacctgaagcccccctccattTCCTCCCCATCGCTTGATATGTCagtgtcagttctgtactcggtggtgcctccagccctgaaccccctcatctacagcctgaggaaccaggagctcaaggctgcagtgcagacaaTGATGACTGGATGCTTTCAGAAACGTTGAAATGCTTGCCAATTTCTacaaataaatgtaataaaaataatctttgatacttctgtttgttttcactttggaagttctttttctttgttttacttttttcataTTATCTACAAATAAATGTAATTCCTTGTGACATTTCTCATTATgtttctctccaccttccctgTGGCCACAGCCCATTTCAATGGGGAGCTACACTCTTGGTGGTTTTAAATGAACTAAAGGGTCTCACAGCAAAGTTTTCTGtagagatgcccttttgttgccttctctagagctgcagcagcaatgtctgtgtgcagagctgggggcagatcagtgctggcccagcagctgtgtccagcagcagcagcacttggtgttgccagtgctgctgccgtggccctgccccgctgccctggtggccctggtgttgctgcaggtcCTGAGTGCTTTCggggccaggcacagccctggggttgGCAGTGCCGGGACTGCAGCTGGAACAGGCCAAGTAATATGAATAAtttgtaatataaataatttgtaATATAAATAATCTTTGATAGTTATTTTggatttgttcttttttcccctgtgttttaGTTTATTAATATTGTCCACAAAGTAAAACCATTGTTTgagccatttctcattttggtTCTCTGCACCTTTCCTGTGCCCACAGACTGTGTCAGTGAGGGACTGTGCTCTTGGTGTCTTTAAAGGAgctaaaggatctcccagcaaagttttctgcagtGATCCCCTTGTGTTCCCTattctggagctgcagcagcaatgtctaagcacagagctgggggcagatcagtgctgagcacatcagctctggtcctgctggccacaccattcctgatacaggccaggatccattggccttcttgcccacctgggcacactgctggctcatgtccagcctgctgtccatcactccctgcaggtccctttctgcctggctgctgtccagccactctgtccccagcctgtagtgctgcaggggttgctgtggccaaagtgcagaaCTCGGTACTTGGATTTGCTAAATCTCACATTGGTGGATTTGGGttctggatccagcctgtccagggccctgtgcagagccctcctatgCTCCCACAGAATCAACACTCACatccagcttggtgtcatctgcaaagatgtccttggttccatggggcctctcattgtcacaatggcctccttGTTACACCaggccctgcactgtcacactggtctcctttgttccatgaggccATGCAGAGcaacaatggtctccttggttctgtgGGGCCCCAAAATGTAACAATGGACTACTTGTTTCCATGGGgcttcacagtgtcacaatgttctcaTTGGTGCCACAGtttcacagtggccccttggttccatggggccccatGGTGTCACAATGGCCGCATGGTCACATGCGGTCCCACACTGTCACCATGGTCTCTGTGGTTCCAGAAGTCCCCTCAGCGTCACAACGGACTCCTTGTTTCCACGAGGCCACACAGTGTCACATTATTCCAGATTCCTTGAGTCCCCAtcgtgtcacagtggccccttggttaCACAGGATCCTGCagtgtcccaatgtccccttggttccacgaggccccatagtgtcacaatggccccttggctccTCTCGGCCCTGGAGTCTCCCAATGGTGCCCTTGGTTTTGCAGTGCCAAAATGGTGAAACCCCTTGGTTACTcgaggccctgcagtgtcacaatggcctctgtGGTCCCACAAGGactcacagtgtcacagtgcaCTCCCTGGTTCCATTTGGCCCCACAGCACCACACTGGACCCCTGGTTCTATGGGGCTGCacggtgtcaccatggtccaattagttccacaaggccctgcagtgtcacaatggctccaGAGTCTCCCAATCATCAATGAGTGACAGAATCAAATAGGCTGGAAAAAACTTTtggatcatcaagtccaaccaatGTCCTAACACTGCCTTGTCACCCAGACCATGCCACTAAGTGCCActggacagggacagtgactctgcCACCTCCCCCCCTGGCCAGCCCCTCCCAATGCCCACTCATCCACTCtgtgaagaacttcttcctatTGTCCAGTCTGAGCCTCCCCTGGTGCAGTTTAAGGCTGTGTCTTcttgtcctgccctccagcagatcaacactcgcacccagcttggtgccatCTGCAATTTGTGTATGGTGGACTCAATCCCCTCACCCAGATCATCagtgaagatattaaacaggactgggcccagcacagatccctgagggacaccaccAGTGCCTGGATaccagctgggtgcagcaccatccccaccactctctgggcccagcctcCAGCCAGCCCTTAAATCTCCCAGCGAGGAGGGAACCTGCCCAAgctgtgggctgcagcttttccaggcaATGCTGTCAGAGACAGAgtcaaaggctttgctgaatTCTAGGCACACAACAtccacagcatttccagcatCCACAGGTGAGTCACCTGGTCATGAAAGGAGACCAGGTTGGTCAGACAGGACCTGCCACCCCTAAATCcacgctggctggctctgatccctcagccatcctgtgggtgccctgtgatggcactcaaggtgatctgttccataaccttgccgggcacccaggtcaggctgacaggcctggagttccccagatcctccttccagcccttcttggggatgggctcacattAGCACCTCCAGTCCTCGGGGACCTCCCGGCTGAGCCAGGACAGATgttaaatgatggagagcagcttggggagctcatgccccagctccctcatcctCCTAGGATGGATCCCATTCAATGCCATGCACCTGAGAGCCTCTGAGTGTCTCAGCAGGtcagcagctgcttcctcctggattacagggggggctgttctgctccctgtgcccatttaccagctcaggagaacacttgTCCTGAGAACAGCCTGTCCTAATATTGAAAATTGAGACAAACAAGGTGTTAAGTAGctcagcatttttctctttagtttctatattctccaCTACATCCAATAAGGAGTAGACATTCCCTTATTCCTCCTTTTGCTATACACTTTTTTATacaaagtttttttaaaaaatttttttaggTTAAATTCTGATTGAGCTTCACGTCTCTAATTTTCTTTCGGATAACATAATGACATCCTTAAACACTTCCTGAGTTGCTGGTCCTTTTTTACACCGGAGTTCCCAGAAAACCTGAATGGGCAGCCAAGCTAGTAATTTTCCTCACTAGATCATCTTTTGCCACactggcagaggctgctccttcccacttAGGATTACTTTATTGAAatgtgtccatccttcctggattcctttgtttttaagggctgtttCCCTTCAAAAATTTAGGATCTGATTTGATACTCACCAAATCTGCATCCTAAataggccaaagtctgccccTTCTAATACCAGTGCagaagttttgttgctgcccCTCATTCTTTCACAGAATATTGAAAACTTcattatttcatggtcactgttccccaggcagcctctgacccccacatctgccaccagcccttctctgtttgtgaacagcagcagacagagttttccttggcagtgggagTGTTACCAAAAATTTGGTGAAACAGAAAACTCCTTAACACCAATGTAGCATAAAGAAGCAGCATTCATTATTCAGCTGGATGCACGGGGGatagctcctcccaaagctgtGCATGCTGAGAACAGGAAAGTTTCTctttatattctgtattttgcacTCATATTCATTGATTGTCCCGGACTAAACATACATATGAATATCATAtccccaaaatcattaacacatttcccctcccctttacCCATGAGTTCTTCTGTCCTGGGGtctctctggtggtccctggtggACCCCCATATTCCCatggcctggctgagctggcagaacactgaggctgctgaaattccagttccccttctcacacaatgggcattgtgtggtttccataggcctggggttttggagaacaagctccaggtgtcagctcacctggtggagacaatttatcatctggTAACATGAGGTGACAGAgtgggctatgacatcacagagtgaGATTATCAAGAACTATGACATGATAGACTacctctgtgacatcacagagcaggctgtgacatcccagaggggctgtgtgacatcccagcagggctgtgtcaggtcactgggttggtgactctgccccagctccccctcacagtttctcccaacaacTCCAATGCTGTTCATGCCCGGCAGGTTCCCTgtcccccgggatccccccggcccacctg
Coding sequences within:
- the LOC131559860 gene encoding olfactory receptor 14J1-like, whose protein sequence is MFFFLLNLALSDLGSICTTVPKAMHNSLWDTRDISYTGCAAQLFFFMFFISAELSLLTIMCYDRYVSICKPLHYGTLLGSRACAHMAAAAWATAFLNALLHTANAFSLPLCHGNALGQFFCEIPQILKLSCSQSYLRELGLIAVSSCLAFGCFMFIVFSYVQIFRAVLRIPSEQGKHKAFSTCLPHLAVVSLFISTGTFAHLKPPSISSPSLDMSVSVLYSVVPPALNPLIYSLRNQELKAAVQTMMTGCFQKR